In the Pseudoliparis swirei isolate HS2019 ecotype Mariana Trench chromosome 19, NWPU_hadal_v1, whole genome shotgun sequence genome, one interval contains:
- the slc25a51b gene encoding solute carrier family 25 member 51b: MAVGTMDSESARTPQPPAALTTGGRSLLPAGALSDMLGTRRKHYVCGSVAAFANIMVTFPLQKVLFRQQLHGVLATEAVRQLQRDGLRTLYRGLLPPLLQKSTTVAIMFGLYEDFSRVLLDCADGSGVPELVTRSFAAALAGTAEAVLTPFERVQTLLQDHRHHGRFNNTVHTFRTLLTEYGVRECYRGLVPIILRNGPSNVLFFALRGPIKEHLPGASSRAGHMVNDFVCGGLLGAALGIMFYPLNVVKSRAQSQVGGAFLPCREVLLTVWRERGGSVAMLFRGAHLNYHRSLLSWGIINATYELLLNVM; the protein is encoded by the coding sequence ATGGCTGTTGGCACCATGGACTCCGAGTCCGCCCGAACACCTCAGCCTCCGGCCGCCCTGACTACAGGAGGCCGCTCCCTGCTGCCTGCTGGCGCTCTGAGTGACATGCTGGGCACTCGAAGGAAGCACTACGTCTGCGGCTCCGTTGCAGCTTTCGCCAACATCATGGTGACTTTCCCCCTGCAGAAGGTGCTGTTCCGCCAGCAGCTGCACGGCGTGTTGGCCACTGAGGCGGTGCGGCAGCTCCAGAGGGATGGGCTGAGGACTCTCTACCGGGGCCTGCTGCCCCCGCTGCTCCAGAAGAGCACGACGGTCGCCATCATGTTTGGCCTGTACGAGGACTTCTCGAGGGTCCTGCTAGACTGTGCTGATGGCAGCGGGGTGCCGGAGCTGGTCACTCGAAGCTTCGCTGCAGCGTTGGCAGGAACAGCAGAGGCCGTCCTGACGCCATTTGAGCGCGTGCAGACTCTCCTACAAGACCATCGGCATCACGGGCGCTTCAACAACACAGTCCACACCTTCCGGACACTTCTGACTGAGTATGGCGTCAGAGAGTGCTACCGCGGCCTGGTGCCCATAATCCTCCGTAATGGCCCTAGCAATGTGCTCTTCTTCGCGCTACGCGGGCCCATTAAGGAGCACCTCCCAGGCGCCAGTAGTCGGGCAGGTCACATGGTGAATGattttgtgtgtggggggttgcTGGGGGCCGCCCTTGGCATCATGTTCTATCCATTAAATGTGGTGAAGTCCCGGGCTCAGTCTCAGGTTGGTGGAGCCTTCCTGCCTTGCAGGGAGGTGCTGCTCACAGTGTGGAGGGAACGAGGTGGCAGCGTGGCCATGCTCTTCAGAGGGGCCCACCTGAACTACCACCGCTCACTCCTCTCCTGGGGAATCATTAATGCCACCTATGAACTGCTGCTGAATGTCATGTAA